Sequence from the Cyanobacteriota bacterium genome:
GAGGTCGTTGAAGTGCTGCGAGAAATGTTAAAGATCCTGAGATTTGTCCATGCCCATGGTTCTATCCACCGGGATATTAAACCCTCAAACATCATGCGACACCGCAATGGAACGCTGTATTTGCTAGATTTTGGAGCTGTCAAGCAAGTCGCCAAGGGATCCGGAATACAAGGTTCTACCGGGATCTATTCCCTCGGCTACGCTCCCCCAGAACAAACTAGCGGCGGACAGGTGTTTCCTTCCACGGATTTGTATGCCCTGGCAGTAACTTGCATTCAATTGCTGACGGGTAAGCCGCCTACAGAATTATTTGATTCCTACACCAACACTTGGAACTGGCGACCCTATGCGACTGTCAGCGATCGCCTTGCCAGCATTCTGGATCGCATGTTACTGTCTGCGCCCAATCAGCGGTTTCAAACGGTCGATGAGGTCATCGCTGCTATCAAGTCACCATCTCCCCCAGCTACCCCTGCGACTTCCCCAACGGCTAGCGTCCCCAAGCCAGTTCACCAGTCCACTGCTCTTCAACCACCACCTCCACTTCCCACAATGCCCCCCCAGACATCACTCCCAGCGCCATCACCACCTCGACCGAAGCCTGCTCGTTCTGCCCGTCGTCAGCCAGCTACACTGTCTTTTTCCATTTGGGAATTATTGCTTGGAGGGGCCTTTGCTGGTTTTGAGGGCAGCCTAGTGACGATCGCACTCGTGAACTTGTTGGGCCTATCACCTGTTAGCGGTGGGTTAGCTTTGTTAACCTTGGCAGGCATGATTTTTTTCCAATCTCGTCGCTGGATAGAAAAGTGGGACTACCTTATCCTGGCAGGGATTAGTATTGCTTTGATGGCATTTTTGCCTGGATTGCGTGCAGGCAACCCAATGACTGGCATTCTCGTACTAGCAGGTTTAGGAGGACTGGTGGCGATCGCCGCAGCCTCCTTGTTTCGCATCATTTTTAGCCTGTTAGCTCGGTTTTTCTAGCTGCCAACACCACTCCACGATCACTAGTCACAGCCGTTTCAGCTACTGTTCCGGAGGAGGGGTCGT
This genomic interval carries:
- a CDS encoding protein kinase, which gives rise to EVVEVLREMLKILRFVHAHGSIHRDIKPSNIMRHRNGTLYLLDFGAVKQVAKGSGIQGSTGIYSLGYAPPEQTSGGQVFPSTDLYALAVTCIQLLTGKPPTELFDSYTNTWNWRPYATVSDRLASILDRMLLSAPNQRFQTVDEVIAAIKSPSPPATPATSPTASVPKPVHQSTALQPPPPLPTMPPQTSLPAPSPPRPKPARSARRQPATLSFSIWELLLGGAFAGFEGSLVTIALVNLLGLSPVSGGLALLTLAGMIFFQSRRWIEKWDYLILAGISIALMAFLPGLRAGNPMTGILVLAGLGGLVAIAAASLFRIIFSLLARFF